The Eremothecium cymbalariae DBVPG#7215 chromosome 1, complete sequence DNA segment CTATATTCGTTAATGGTTAAAAGAAGGATACAGTCAAGTTTAGTGGAATTATTTATTGTGATATGAGGCGAGAAATAGCAGTACTGTGGGGATATCTATGTTTAAATGTGTTAGCATCACCCGGAGATACACTGGATGAATTTGAGAGATGTAATGAAGCATGTCTAGTGAACCGCAATTGTGCCGATGAAGGGCAAATTAATATAGAGGGTAATTCGTTCACTTCACATGTTTTTTCCGACATACCATGGGTTTATAAGCAGATCTTTTGGGATTGTTCATCGGACTGTGATTATCAGTGTCAACAGATAGTTACAAGACAGAGAATAAGAGATGGGGAAGAAATATACCAATTCCATGGAAAGTGGCCCTTTATCAGGAGTGCAGGAATGcaagaatttttttctACTCTATTCTCCATTGGGAATTTTATACCACATTGGAATGGATTTTGTCTGTTGAAGATGGAGTTAGCAAAGGTACCTGCAGGGGACAATTCCAGAGTTATATTGGAGCAATATGTAAACGTTGCGATTATAGGGATGCTCGCATGGACATTCAGCTCCATTTATCACACTAGGGATTTGTTTATAACAGAAAAAATGGATTACTTTTTTGCTGGTGCTACAGTGTTGACCGCATTTCATGCGATTTTTGTCAGAGTTAATCGTCTCGACCGTTTGCCAGTATTGAGAAGGCTAGTATCAGTATTTGTTCTTCTCATATTTTCATTGCACATCTTAAGGCTATATTTCGATTGGTCATACACTTATAACATGCGATTTAACATCCTCTTTGGAGTTCTGGAATACCTTATGTTGATTGTGCTTGCCATAAAAAACAGgaaaagtttgaagagaaagaagaattacCGTAATAGTCTCTATAAACCATATTCCAATTCcaattttcatcttttttgGATGCCTGTACTTTTAGTCCTTTTTACTTCATTGGCCATGACTTctgaattatttgatttcttcaGTTACGACCTGCAAATGGATTCGCATGCTATTTGGCATGCACTGACTATTGTGCCATCATACTTTCTCTATAAGTTCTTTATCATAGATTACAATTATCTAAGTTCCATAAAAGGTACAATATCGCAGGACTAAGAGTTATATCCCGACCTTAATGAATTTACGTTTTAGGAAATTGCTTAACATCCATTAACACGAGCTGATTTGTTGATTAGCATCAGTATCAAAATGTTACGCAATCACGCAGCGTTTTCGTTTTTTCAAcgatatattaattattcTGTATACTCGAAGATTATTAACTGAAAGTCATTTCTACCAAGCAGAGTCGCaatccaaaagaattgcTCAGCGATGTTAGAGCAACCTAAGCAATTGGTGGATCAGGATGACCCTACAGAACAGTTTACTGATCCTAAAAGctttgaggatgaagaacaGATGTTTACTAACAACGTTGACAAAACGGGCAAAAACAAACGGTTTCCTCCATTATTTTCAGGAATAATGCAGGATATTAAGGATCGTTTGCCGTACTATCGTTCGGATTGGACTGATTCCTGGGACTATAGGGTCATTCCAGTTCTTGTGGAGACATATTTGAACAACTTGCTTCCTGCCATTGCGTTTGCACAAGACATGTTCGATCACACCGACAATGCTTTTGGTGTTAATGAAGTGCTATTATCTAGCGCCATAGGAGGAATCGtctttggaattttttgcGGCCAGCCTCTGTGTATCTTAGGCGTGACAGCACCTGTGAGTATCTTTAACTATACCGTTTATGAGATCATTAAACCATGGGGTATAGACTACTTTGGGTTCATGTTTTGGATTTGCATTTGGGCAATGATATGCCATTTGTTGTTAGCTATTACAAATATGGTCTGCCTACTTCAATACGTGTCCTCGTTCCCTTGCGATGTGTTTGGActcttcaataatattgtttatattcataAAGGCATAGAGATACTGACCAGGCAGTTTAATGACAATGGTAAAACTGATCTAGCAAGTGGCTATGCAAGTATAGTGGTTGCGCTGATAATGACATTATTTGGTAGTGTCTGCAAGCTATCTGTAAAGACTTCACTTTTTCCATACTCGTTAAGAACGTTCATTAGCGATTACAGCACAGTTGCAGCTGTTTTATTTGGATCCTTATTCATTCATTTTGGTGGGTATGTGAACGATATTCACTTCCAAAAGCTTCATATTACACATAATTTTACACCTACTTCTAAATTAAGAGGCGGTGCAGGATGGTTGGCATACCATAGCATACCTACTCGTTACATTTTCTTGGCGTTGCCCTTCGGAATCATTCTGACGATCCTCTTCTACTTTGATCACAATGTATCATCCCTAATGGCACAGCGGAATAAATACAAACTGAAAAAGCCATCGACCTTCCATTACGACTTTGCCCTTCTAAGTCTTACCACAGGTCTTAGTGGACTTCTAGGCGTACCGGCTCCAAATGGATTGATACCGCAAGCTCCTCTACACACCGAAGCACTGTTGGTTCGCGACAATAACGGTAAAATCGTAAGATGCGTTGAACAACGTTTCACAAATACCGGCCAGGGTTTACTTATGATTGCCACAATGACAAAACCACTACTTACCTGCTTAGGCCAAATCCCGCAAGCTGCTCTTAGCGGTCTATTTTTTGTAATGGCCATCCAGGGACTAGTGGAGAATGCAATTATACGAAAGCTTCTATGGCTTCTTACCGAACGTTCCAAAAGAGGCCTCTCAAATCCCCTAAGTAATATACCCCCCAAAACTATCCTAATATTCACCACTTTGGGGATCGTCGGGGCTCTAATAGAATATGGCCTCACCCTGTCGAAAGCCGCTATTGCATTCCCAATAGCCCTGGTATTAACTGTCGTCTTGAGTCTCTCCTTCCCTAAATGGTTCTCGAAGGCCACGGTACCCATTCTAGATGAACCTGTCGCTGAACCGTTCACCAGAAAGAACCTGCTGTTTGAGAATCTCCATTGAAACATGTATCTAAAAAATACCTATGTATTCCTATATGTTCTACAGCTATCAATTCACTGAAAATCCTTCATCACACCATTCCCTGCAGCCTATTGCTTCAATTAACTAATCATACTTATAAAACATTAAACATATATACTATACATCCATATTTTGGGAGCTTTAATAATCACTTACGTACGCAAAGCAATGTTTTAAACTTTCGCACTACagacacacacacatatataaatgaCCAAACACTCAAAAAACTACATACCCAAATAAGAAACCGTATATATCCGTCACAACCCTAGAAATAGCTATTGCATTCGGTACCCCGGTCCAACCTCTCATTTTCACTCTTTGGATCCGtttcattattattgaCAGCACAtcatcacgtgacaaaATACCACTTGAGCGGGATATCTGCAATTCTGAGAACGGTTTCGTTTTACATGTACAGTACCAAAACTCATAAACATAAATTTTTATGGACATACACAAAATTAACGGTGAAAGCATAAACGTTGCATAAGAGTAGACAAAACAGGACGTAGCAGTTGATACGTTTGGTAGATTATTCAGTGTGAAGAGCACGAAAGACATTCAAGcaattaaaaagaatagaAACTTAGCAGGGTAGGCAATGATTCCTCCTCCAGTGGATTCAGCGTTGCTTCGCGAACATTCTTATGAGGACAAGAGACTTTTGGATATTGTATTGAATTCACAGAAGTATTCGAGCACAAGCGGGTACAAACCTATTAAGGATTATGGTCTAGGATATTTCAACTACATATTTGCAATGGAGAAGGGAATTGGACAGGTGAGgaataaagatatatttcGTGATCATCTCTAtagatatttcaatttttatttttcgGTGTGGTTGGTTATCTTTATGGTATGGTTTTTATATGTGTTTGGTAGTCCCAGCAGTTTGGATAAGATGAGTTGGAGGATTCATAGTAAGAAAAAAAGTGACGATGACACGGTAACCATGTATCATCATATGAAGGTTTAACTTTTAAGCATTTTGATTTTTAGCACGAGGGATATATATGGACGtgagatatatatgtgtgcCTCTATGGCTCTTTGTTCAGAAACCGAAGAGACTGTACTGTATACTTTTTTGAGCGATGGTGAGAAAATACAATCACTAACCAAGACAAGCGATTTATTTAAAACTACCAAGTGGATCGGCTCGCACTTGCCCAGCGAGCCTCACATTCATATGTAAAAATGTATTATAAATGACATACCTGCTTCGGACTAGTCTATTTGTAACCACTGCATTCTGGATATTGAGAAaagcaagaagaagcaaacacaaaaaaatgTGCGCATTGCACTTGGCACTTTCAAATTAAACAATTTGTTCTCATCGGTTACTTATTTTCCAAACAATAACCACTCTGGCTCCAATTTGTGATCTCCCCCAAACTCCGCATCCATATTCAAGGACCAGCAAGCACCATACCTtcctgtatatataataaaactttaCGCTAATGTATATAGAATCTTCCCAACAATTAATGAACACACATGATCTATCACTACTGCCTCTGTTTGTGTGTCCATTCCGCATGTCAGCGCGTCCAACATTCTTCATCGATAAACCTCTTACAGAGGGAAGAGACCCTTACAAACTTAATTTTCTTCTAGCTCCCCTCTTACAGGCACTACAAACTCATCTACTCATTGCTTCGCGCTGCCATACCAAAACCTACTGCGCATCCTTGCAACACCGTAACCATCTACATAATTCCAACTGACTAGAATCATACCAAGTTAAATTGAACCTTTTTAACtaacaatatattattatacgCACAGACGGGCGGCCTTGTCCATCATCCCGAAACCGTTGGCTTTCTCCGAAGATCATATTATGTTATACATATAAATTTTATCGACAACTgggaaaccaaaaaaaggaCTACCATGATTATCACGGCGATGATAGTcacaatttcttcaaagcaAACAGTGCTTTTCTGAATTACAAGTATCTAATCTAATATTCTTTATTCCGGATGCTCTTTTGTCCATTTGTCCATTTTTCTGATGGCCTGGTATGGAGCATCACAGTGTGGTTAGGCCTATCTTTTTCTATATGCTGAcccttttttgttttataacGGACACTTTAATCCGCTAGCCGCTAGTATCGTTTGGCCGTCTGTCCTAGCCCTCCCTGGCTGAATGGGATGCTGGGCTATCAGGAAGTTAGCAAGGATCCCAATGGCAAGCAGGCGGGCGGCCGAACCTGGTAGAGGAAGGTGAAGCCAAGTTTCTTCCTATTAGAACGGGTTTCAAAGGCTCTTTATCTTTAACCAGTTCATGCATTCTTAGACTATGGCGGGAAGTTCTCAGCTGTTTCTAGTTTGTTTCCTGTTCCGTACTAACAAAAAAGCACTAGTGTTGTTTTCCAAAGGAGGCGCGCATTGTAGTTGAAGTACGAAAATGAAGGCAAAAAGTCGTAACAGGGCGTATTTTAGCGACACGTGGAGAGACCGGCGAGTTATATGGATGAGACGAGCGTGTTTAGGACGCTGAATGAGGGGGGTAAGGTTATTGGGCGGTATTATGAGGTTTCGCGGAGATGGGATTgttgatcacgtgatcttTAATTGTGGTCATTGTACACGGATTTTGGGTAGAGAGAATGGAGCAGAGGCGCGAGAAGCGAGAACAGGACTCTTCCGgatggtaataataaattataaTGGTAGGATAGTTTTGAGAGTTTTAGGCTGCAATGGAAAAGTAGGAGGGCAGAAGTAGTCGGCCAGAGATAGAGAGAGTGAGTGAGAGTGAGAAGGAAGGGATAGTTCATGATCCATATAAAGCCGACTCCCAGGCAGGCAAGTTCGATGCCGTATGTGAACACAGGGCTCATGTTCAAAGTTGCACATCAGCGTGTTTCGATTGATGTTGAGCTATCAAAACATTCTATTAGTGGCTTTACAgaaatcattattattccTTTGATACAGCAGCTGGAGTATGTTTCGTTTGATTGcaagaatatgaagatTAAAGATGTGATAGTGGAGAATCGGCGTATTGACCATTATGTTCATGACGATCCGTACAAGCAGTATTCggataaatatttgaatgcTTCGCATGATGTGTTGTACTCCCACAATGGTATTGAGCAGTCGCATTTTCTGAGGTCTAAGTTTGCGGAGTTTAGTAGTTCACGGGATGAGAGTGCGAAGTCGCAGCTGCTCATAAAGTTACCGTCTTCGGTTAAGATCTCGCTGCAGGACACTGCATCTCTGTCTACATATACGCCTATCACGCCTTCGATCCGAACTCCTGCGCAAGATTCCATATTTAGTCCGATTACAATACGAATTGACTATGAACTAGACCATCCGCATTCTGGGATAAATTTCGACACGACCCCTAGTGAGCCGCAGTATTGGAACTGCTACACAACTAACTCTGAGTGGGATTCGTCTGTATCACATTGGTTACCTTGTGTGGACTCCCTTGATGAAAAATGCACTTGGGAACTGGAGATTAAGGTCCCCAAAACGGTGAGAGAGATTGGTACTACGAAGGTTATAGGTGCTCAGCCACAGCGGAGACGTAAACTGCGTAACaaagaatatattgatgatgatgacgacgatgagGAGTTGGAgcaggaggaagaagatattgaagattctCCGTTGGATCGGGATATGGTGGTGGTTTGTTCCGAGTTTGCCACTTCTAAAGAATCAGCTCATCCTACAGATATGGCTAAAAAAGTAGTGAGCTTCCAAATTTACAATCCGGTTGCTCCTCATCATATTGGGTGGGCTGTGGGTGCTTTTAATGTTTGGAATCTCCCTCCTTTGCAGTCTGAAgatcaagaagaagagCAGGAAGATCAAGGGAATCCTATCATCAATCAAGATGATGGCGATGTTGTACCCATACAACTCTACACACTACCAACCCCTGACGTCAATGAGTCTACGGTATTTAATAGCACATTGGTTTGTCAAAGCATATTAGATTTTTACTCTAAAGAATTTGGGTCCTATCCCTTTTCGTCATATGccattttatttttacCTACTTTACCCGATAATACTATGGACTATGCAAGTCTAACATTATGCAATACCAGATTACTGTATCCACCTGGACTTATTGATCCAATGTTTGATACTACCAATGCATTGGCATGGTCATTAGCAACCCAATGGTCTGGGATTAATATAACTCCTTTTGAACTAAACGATATGTGGTGTTGTATAGGAATGGCTGGTTACATGGTGTTGCAGTTCATCAAAAAGCTAATGGGGGTTAATGAGTTTAAATATCGACTAAAGATTGCATCAGAAGCAATTGTTGCTCAGGACTGGGAAAAACCGCCTATAGCAAAGACCTTTAGCAATTCTTCATTACCTGTGTCGAATATTTCCCGTGATACAGAATTTATTAAGCTGAAGGCACCTATGGTGttgtatattttggatAGAAGGATGACAAAGACCGAAAGATCTTTTGGTATGTCTAGAGTATTACCCAAAATTTACTTGCAGGCTATGTCTGGTGACCTATCTAACAATTCATTGTCTACTGCACATTTCCAACATGTATGTGAACGCGTTAATAGAAGCAAGTTGGAATCGTTCTTTGCGCAGTGGGTATTTGGATCAGGTGTGCCAGTATTCAGGATAACACAACGCTTTAACAAAAAGAGGATGGTTGTAGAAATGGGTATTAGACAAGTGCAACTCCAAGAGCTTGGTCAAGGGCACGTTGTGGGTAAGTTTGGTTTCCATGCAAGTGCCATGGATTATTTGTATTATCCCGATAAACAGTCGACACAGGTGTTTACCGGGTCTATGACTATTAGAATTCATGAAGCAGATGGCACTCCTTATGAACATATAGTTGAATTGAAAGATGTTTTTACAAAGTTGGACATTCAATATAacacaaaatataaaaagattaaaaaagaaggagGAAGGTTAACAGACCTTCCAAACAAGATGGTAAAGAGGTTGGGTCAATCGAGCCTAGTAGTAGAGAAGATGAACTAAAAGTTATTGAcgatgataatgaagatattgtGCTAGTCAATTGTTTGGGGGATACGCTAACCTCCAGAGAAGATTGCCAAAAATGGAATTTAACTGATCCAGCTATAACTGgggaagatgatgattctCAGCAACAAAATGAGGCATTTGAATGGATTAGAGTGGATGCTGATTTTGAGTGGATTTGCAAAGTCTATATTAATCAACCTGATTATATGTTTGCATCCCAATTGCAGCAAGATCGTGATGTTGAGGCACAGATTGAAAGTATaagattttttgaagacGTTGTCGCCGGCAGCAGTGTGAACTCTCAGGTATATTCTTCTATACTAACCAGAACGATCATCGATGATAGATATTTTTATGGTGTGAGGCTGGAAGCTTGCAAAGCGTTGTCAAAGTTTATTCCAAAGGAGGTGGAACCAAACCAATTCAGCGGTGGAGCTAGGCATTTAATTGCCATATTCCGTTACTACTTCTGTTATGAAAATTCTAATATCCCCAAAAATAATGATTTCTCTGACTTCCCGCGGTACTTCATCCGTTGTTCAATTCCAAGGTTCTTGTCAAACTGCCGCAATGACCGAAGCAAATGCCCAACTTTCGTGAAACGATTTTTATTGGATCTTTTAAGGTACAATGACAACACTGGTAATCCATATAATGATGTGAACTATATCATTTCAGTCATTGAGAGTGTTGTAGACTGTACTTTGGATGATCCTGATGATAAAGTATACATAAAAGATTTATTAAACGAACTTAAGAGATTTGAGCACTTGGACCAGTGGATCCCCTCATACCAATTATCGATAACGAAAACAATATCGAGACAATATTTGCGGTTGGCTGTCGAGGGTTTGTATAAATATGacgatttgaaaaaagtaCTGGAGTTTACTATTAATAATCAGGTTAATCCGGAGTTGGAAAATGCTATACATATGCGAGAGGGACTTGAAGATCTTTGCCTGACTGCATTTACTGTGA contains these protein-coding regions:
- the PER1 gene encoding Per1p (similar to Ashbya gossypii AFR678C) encodes the protein MRREIAVLWGYLCLNVLASPGDTLDEFERCNEACLVNRNCADEGQINIEGNSFTSHVFSDIPWVYKQIFWDCSSDCDYQCQQIVTRQRIRDGEEIYQFHGKWPFIRSAGMQEFFSTLFSIGNFIPHWNGFCLLKMELAKVPAGDNSRVILEQYVNVAIIGMLAWTFSSIYHTRDLFITEKMDYFFAGATVLTAFHAIFVRVNRLDRLPVLRRLVSVFVLLIFSLHILRLYFDWSYTYNMRFNILFGVLEYLMLIVLAIKNRKSLKRKKNYRNSLYKPYSNSNFHLFWMPVLLVLFTSLAMTSELFDFFSYDLQMDSHAIWHALTIVPSYFLYKFFIIDYNYLSSIKGTISQD
- the BOR1 gene encoding Bor1p (similar to Ashbya gossypii AFR677C): MLEQPKQLVDQDDPTEQFTDPKSFEDEEQMFTNNVDKTGKNKRFPPLFSGIMQDIKDRLPYYRSDWTDSWDYRVIPVLVETYLNNLLPAIAFAQDMFDHTDNAFGVNEVLLSSAIGGIVFGIFCGQPLCILGVTAPVSIFNYTVYEIIKPWGIDYFGFMFWICIWAMICHLLLAITNMVCLLQYVSSFPCDVFGLFNNIVYIHKGIEILTRQFNDNGKTDLASGYASIVVALIMTLFGSVCKLSVKTSLFPYSLRTFISDYSTVAAVLFGSLFIHFGGYVNDIHFQKLHITHNFTPTSKLRGGAGWLAYHSIPTRYIFLALPFGIILTILFYFDHNVSSLMAQRNKYKLKKPSTFHYDFALLSLTTGLSGLLGVPAPNGLIPQAPLHTEALLVRDNNGKIVRCVEQRFTNTGQGLLMIATMTKPLLTCLGQIPQAALSGLFFVMAIQGLVENAIIRKLLWLLTERSKRGLSNPLSNIPPKTILIFTTLGIVGALIEYGLTLSKAAIAFPIALVLTVVLSLSFPKWFSKATVPILDEPVAEPFTRKNLLFENLH
- a CDS encoding uncharacterized protein (similar to Ashbya gossypii AFR676C) is translated as MIPPPVDSALLREHSYEDKRLLDIVLNSQKYSSTSGYKPIKDYGLGYFNYIFAMEKGIGQVRNKDIFRDHLYRYFNFYFSVWLVIFMVWFLYVFGSPSSLDKMSWRIHSKKKSDDDTVTMYHHMKV